A stretch of the Channa argus isolate prfri chromosome 9, Channa argus male v1.0, whole genome shotgun sequence genome encodes the following:
- the agpat3 gene encoding 1-acyl-sn-glycerol-3-phosphate acyltransferase gamma: protein MAFLDYLKSLFILQLLMGFVFVVSGLIINFIQLCTCILWPINKQLYRRINCRLSYSLWSQLVMLLEWWSGTECTLYTDQATVDKFGKEHVIIILNHNFEIDFLCGWTMCERFGVLGSSKVLAKHELLKVPLIGWTWYFLEIVFCKRRWEEDRNTVFKGLKSLKDYPEYMWFLLYCEGTRFTEKKHQISMQVAQTKGLPLLKYHLLPRTKGFTTTLHCLKGTVTAVYDVTLNFKDNQTPTLLGIVNGKKYKADMSVRRFSVEDIPDDEKECANWLHKLYQEKDALQEIYNKEGKFPGPTIIPRRRPWTLLNFLFWATLLLSPLINFACGVVVSGSPLLIIGFIIFLIIASVAIRRLIGVTEVKKTGSSYGDQEAKKQN, encoded by the exons ATGGCTTTTCTAGACTACCTGAAGAGCCTGTTCATCCTGCAATTGCTAATGggctttgtgtttgtggtaaGCGGCCTCATCATAAACTTCATCCAGCTCTGCACCTGCATTCTCTGGCCGATTAACAAACAGCTCTACCGCAGAATCAACTGCCGGCTCTCCTACTCCCTCTGGAGTC AGCTTGTAATGCTGTTGGAGTGGTGGTCAGGCACAGAATGCACCCTATACACTGACCAGGCTACGGTGGACAAATTTGGCAAAGAGCATGTCATAATCATCCTCAACCACAACTTTGAAATCGACTTCCTGTGTGGCTGGACCATGTGTGAAAGATTTGGTGTCTTAGGG AGTTCAAAAGTTCTAGCCAAACATGAGCTACTGAAGGttcctctgattggctggaccTGGTACTTCCTAGAAATCGTTTTTTGCAAAAGGAGGTGGGAGGAGGACCGAAACACTGTCTTTAAAGGACTGAAAAGTCTGAAAGACTACCCTGAGTATATGTGG TTCCTTCTATATTGTGAAGGCACCCGCTTTACTGAGAAGAAACACCAAATAAGTATGCAGGTTGCACAGACTAAAGGCCTGCCCTTGCTCAAATACCACCTACTGCCACGAACCAAAGGATTCACCACCACACTGCACTGTCTTAAGGGCACAG TAACTGCTGTGTATGATGTCACGCTCAACTTTAAAGACAACCAAACTCCCACTCTCCTGGGCATTGTCAATGGCAAGAAATACAAAGCCGACATGAGTGTAAG GCGCTTTTCTGTGGAGGATATACCAGATGATGAGAAGGAGTGTGCCAACTGGCTGCACAAGCTCTATCAGGAGAAG GATGCCTTACAGGAAATCTACAACAAAGAAGGCAAGTTCCCCGGACCCACAATAATCCCCCGCCGTCGCCCATGGACGCTGTTAAACTTCCTATTTTGGGCCACGCTGCTGCTTTCACCCCTCATCAACTTTGCTTGCGGAGTGGTTGTCAGTGGTTCCCCCCTCCTCATCATTGGTTTTATCATCTTCCTCATAATCG CCTCCGTAGCTATCCGTCGCCTCATAGGGGTCACTGAGGTGAAGAAAACAGGCTCCAGTTACGGGGACCAAGAGGCcaagaaacaaaattaa